One Mycolicibacterium goodii genomic region harbors:
- a CDS encoding SDR family NAD(P)-dependent oxidoreductase, with amino-acid sequence MNRLDGKVAIVTGTCRGIGHAIADALAREGAITVATGRSKTDEALGPRSAAVVYRQLDVTSEEDWDSVVAETVKQHGRIDVLVNNAGIIAYQGLHELTVAEWNRVIATNQTGTWLGMRAVIPHMVAQRGGSIINISSIWGSAAVAGAHAYHATKGAVRNMSKSAAISHAKDNVRVNSVHPGFIRTPLTDAQEPAINDYVVSQTPMGRAGTPDEIANGVVFLASDEASFVTGSELVIDGGYLAQ; translated from the coding sequence ATGAATCGGTTGGACGGCAAGGTCGCCATCGTCACCGGGACATGCCGCGGTATCGGCCATGCGATCGCCGACGCTCTTGCGCGCGAAGGCGCCATCACGGTTGCGACCGGGCGGTCGAAGACCGACGAAGCACTCGGCCCCCGCTCGGCCGCCGTGGTGTACCGCCAACTCGACGTAACCTCCGAGGAGGATTGGGATTCGGTGGTCGCCGAGACCGTGAAGCAGCACGGCCGCATCGACGTGCTGGTGAACAACGCGGGCATCATCGCCTACCAGGGGTTGCACGAACTCACCGTGGCAGAGTGGAATCGCGTGATCGCCACCAATCAGACCGGCACCTGGCTCGGGATGCGTGCGGTGATCCCGCACATGGTGGCCCAGCGCGGCGGTTCCATCATCAACATCTCATCGATCTGGGGTTCGGCCGCGGTGGCCGGCGCGCACGCCTACCACGCCACCAAGGGTGCGGTGCGCAACATGTCGAAGAGCGCGGCGATCAGCCACGCCAAGGACAATGTGCGGGTCAACTCCGTGCACCCCGGGTTCATCCGCACACCGTTGACCGATGCACAGGAGCCCGCCATCAACGACTACGTCGTGAGCCAGACCCCCATGGGCCGGGCGGGCACCCCCGACGAGATCGCCAACGGTGTGGTGTTCCTGGCCTCCGACGAGGCCAGTTTCGTGACGGGTTCGGAACTGGTGATCGACGGCGGGTACCTGGCCCAGTGA
- a CDS encoding alpha/beta hydrolase — MSINQPNDPLGGIYAEWTEEFVANPDMSLRLMRWVFEDWQRVTAEPEDVTYASTRMGGVPGILVKPLAADPQQMLVVLHGGGFALGSSASHRKLAGHLARAFGAYAFVADFRLAPEHPYPAQIDDATAVFGSLIADGIDASRITFVGDSAGASIAVATTLRLLRDGSPVPGRVITISPWLDMENTGSTIESNDATDFLITREGLQGNIDRYLSGGASPTDPLVNPLYADFTGFPRLYITVSDTESLYADATRLDEKARAAGVDVTLDVASGQQHVFPLQAGVLPEADTAIAAMAAWYRATRPVAV, encoded by the coding sequence ATGTCGATAAACCAACCCAATGACCCGCTGGGCGGCATCTACGCCGAGTGGACCGAGGAGTTCGTCGCCAACCCCGACATGTCGCTGCGGCTGATGCGCTGGGTGTTCGAGGATTGGCAGCGGGTGACCGCCGAACCGGAAGACGTCACCTATGCGTCGACCCGGATGGGCGGTGTGCCAGGGATACTCGTCAAGCCGCTGGCCGCCGACCCCCAGCAGATGCTGGTGGTGTTGCACGGCGGCGGGTTCGCGCTCGGATCCTCGGCGAGTCACCGCAAACTCGCCGGGCACCTGGCCCGTGCATTCGGCGCGTACGCGTTCGTCGCGGATTTCCGGCTGGCGCCCGAGCATCCGTACCCAGCCCAGATCGACGATGCCACAGCAGTTTTCGGGTCGCTGATCGCCGACGGCATCGACGCGAGCCGGATCACGTTCGTCGGGGACAGCGCGGGCGCGAGCATCGCCGTCGCCACCACACTGCGGCTGCTGCGCGACGGTTCCCCCGTCCCCGGTCGCGTCATCACGATCTCGCCGTGGCTCGACATGGAGAACACCGGCAGCACCATCGAATCCAACGACGCGACCGACTTCCTCATCACAAGAGAGGGATTGCAGGGCAACATCGACCGCTACCTGTCGGGGGGAGCGTCGCCGACCGACCCGCTGGTGAACCCGCTGTACGCCGACTTCACCGGTTTCCCTCGGCTGTACATCACGGTGTCGGACACCGAATCGCTGTACGCCGACGCCACCAGACTCGACGAGAAGGCCCGCGCCGCAGGCGTCGACGTCACGCTCGACGTGGCATCCGGTCAGCAGCACGTCTTCCCGCTGCAAGCCGGTGTGCTGCCCGAGGCCGACACGGCCATCGCGGCCATGGCGGCCTGGTATCGAGCCACCAGACCCGTCGCCGTCTGA
- a CDS encoding 3-hydroxyacyl-CoA dehydrogenase, translating into MAVTSEHTLSVALLGAGSIGVSFAVLFSTKGFRVNVFDPDPAAQSRAAAEIARRIDQLRAFGQVHEDPHAVAERIRFTTSLSGAVIGSGFVQECAPERVEIKTPLLREAASHTDHGVPLASSSSAIVPSTLGAELPADVARRLLVGHPGNPPYLLPVIEVVPAPATAPEIIDTAVSVYRAAGMRPVLVRKEVEGFVFNRLQGALLREAYCLLRDGVATVDDIDEVVRSGLGRRWSFMGPFETSDLNTRGGLASHAEKMGPAYERMGAERGQYDAWTPDLVAEATAQRRRLLDLADWDARVLWRDEQLLRLRAVFDPA; encoded by the coding sequence GTGGCGGTGACTTCGGAGCACACGCTGTCGGTCGCCCTGCTTGGCGCCGGCTCGATCGGTGTGTCGTTTGCGGTCCTGTTCTCCACCAAAGGGTTCCGGGTCAACGTGTTCGATCCGGACCCAGCCGCGCAATCGCGGGCCGCGGCCGAGATCGCGCGCCGTATCGATCAACTGCGGGCGTTCGGTCAAGTTCACGAGGACCCGCATGCCGTCGCCGAGCGGATCCGCTTCACCACGTCACTTTCCGGGGCCGTCATCGGATCCGGCTTCGTCCAGGAGTGCGCGCCGGAGCGCGTCGAGATCAAAACGCCGCTGCTGCGGGAGGCCGCGTCGCACACCGATCATGGTGTGCCGCTGGCGAGTTCGAGTTCGGCGATCGTACCGAGCACACTGGGCGCCGAACTGCCTGCCGACGTGGCCAGGCGCCTGCTCGTCGGTCATCCGGGCAACCCGCCGTATCTGCTGCCTGTGATCGAGGTGGTACCCGCACCCGCGACAGCACCGGAGATCATCGACACCGCGGTATCGGTCTACCGTGCGGCAGGCATGCGTCCGGTGCTGGTACGCAAGGAGGTTGAGGGATTCGTCTTCAACCGGCTGCAAGGCGCGCTGCTGCGGGAGGCCTACTGCCTGCTGCGTGACGGCGTGGCAACCGTCGACGACATCGACGAGGTGGTGCGCAGCGGCCTGGGCCGGCGATGGAGCTTCATGGGACCGTTCGAGACCAGTGACCTCAACACCCGCGGCGGCCTGGCCTCACATGCCGAGAAAATGGGGCCGGCCTACGAACGCATGGGCGCCGAACGGGGCCAATACGACGCGTGGACACCCGACCTCGTGGCCGAGGCCACCGCGCAACGCCGCAGACTGCTCGATCTCGCCGACTGGGACGCGCGTGTCCTGTGGCGTGACGAGCAGTTGCTGCGGCTGCGCGCGGTCTTCGACCCGGCCTAG
- a CDS encoding sigma-54-dependent Fis family transcriptional regulator — protein sequence MTQGVMVSTRRNEARMEDIRAQFLTASEPGRAVPADLLESWVRSKAALGTPANVRDVPQVDEDLLDNHLVEMFQAPMARVAEDLGGSGMGLLLADAQGRILQRWSQDASAMSHLDKLGTVRGAVLAEDTVGTNGVGTVIAAGKSVQIAGAEHFADIYRTAVCTGAPVWHPISGKLLAVVTVSTMLSERSGLLVPLTNSVAAQLEQHVLDVAQPGARAMLAAFLESSARHAGPVVAFGPDGLTMRSRRAGELTQTDVDLINHLCAGLRRGTQLTAELSVGPTTIDITALDDGAGVVAALRPAPRSSSSQAVSVSGGLVGQSKSWRAAAHHVSRHIANREVVLVAGEPGVGKTSLALGKPFAAGAPGGATTVVHGAERQIVGDQVWLQHLADAVAAGPVIIRGAEHVDRHVLAAVRALIDAHRGKVPMVLTLTAADRSDAESVANRLGVSMVWVPPLRERAADIGVLWNSLVAQRVPGTRLSLSDTARQALEAAGWSENLVELRGVVDHVIASGKRGTVQVDDLPDTLRTRRTWTLMERTEIEAIRRALHEAGGNRSKAAELLGVSRATIHRKMKTYHLSG from the coding sequence GTGACGCAAGGAGTGATGGTGTCGACACGGCGCAACGAGGCCCGCATGGAGGACATCCGCGCGCAGTTCCTGACCGCGTCCGAACCGGGCCGCGCCGTACCGGCAGACCTGCTGGAGTCGTGGGTGCGCTCCAAGGCCGCGCTGGGCACACCGGCGAACGTCCGCGACGTGCCGCAGGTCGACGAGGATCTGCTCGACAACCACCTGGTGGAGATGTTCCAGGCGCCCATGGCGCGGGTGGCCGAGGATCTCGGCGGTTCCGGGATGGGCCTGCTGCTCGCCGACGCCCAGGGGCGCATCCTGCAGCGCTGGTCGCAGGACGCGTCGGCCATGAGCCATCTCGACAAACTCGGCACGGTGCGAGGCGCCGTGCTCGCCGAGGACACGGTCGGGACCAACGGCGTCGGGACGGTCATCGCGGCGGGCAAGAGCGTGCAGATCGCAGGCGCCGAGCATTTCGCCGACATCTACCGCACCGCGGTGTGCACCGGCGCACCGGTGTGGCACCCGATCTCCGGCAAGTTGCTCGCGGTGGTGACCGTCTCGACGATGCTCAGCGAGCGCAGTGGCCTACTGGTGCCGTTGACGAATTCCGTTGCCGCCCAACTCGAACAACATGTGCTCGACGTGGCGCAGCCCGGTGCCCGGGCGATGCTCGCGGCGTTCTTGGAATCCTCGGCCCGGCACGCCGGTCCTGTCGTCGCCTTCGGGCCGGACGGGCTGACGATGCGCAGCCGCCGGGCCGGTGAACTCACCCAGACCGATGTCGATCTGATCAACCATCTGTGCGCCGGCCTGCGGCGCGGGACTCAGCTGACCGCCGAACTGTCCGTCGGCCCCACCACCATCGACATCACCGCGCTCGACGACGGGGCGGGCGTGGTTGCTGCGCTGCGCCCCGCACCGAGATCGAGTTCCAGCCAAGCTGTTTCGGTATCCGGTGGGTTGGTGGGGCAGTCGAAGTCGTGGCGCGCCGCCGCGCACCATGTCAGCAGGCACATCGCCAACCGCGAGGTCGTGCTGGTGGCGGGGGAGCCGGGCGTGGGCAAGACCTCACTGGCCCTGGGCAAGCCGTTCGCTGCCGGCGCGCCGGGCGGTGCGACGACGGTGGTGCACGGTGCCGAACGCCAGATCGTCGGCGATCAGGTCTGGTTGCAGCACCTTGCCGATGCGGTCGCCGCGGGCCCGGTGATCATTCGCGGGGCCGAACACGTCGACCGTCACGTGCTCGCGGCCGTGCGTGCGCTGATCGACGCACATCGGGGAAAGGTCCCGATGGTGCTGACGCTCACGGCCGCCGACCGGTCCGATGCGGAATCGGTCGCGAACCGCCTAGGCGTGTCGATGGTGTGGGTGCCGCCGCTGCGGGAACGCGCCGCCGACATCGGCGTATTGTGGAATTCTCTTGTCGCCCAACGTGTGCCCGGAACACGGCTGTCCCTCTCCGATACCGCGCGACAGGCTCTTGAGGCCGCAGGATGGTCGGAGAACCTCGTCGAACTGCGTGGCGTCGTCGACCACGTGATCGCGTCGGGCAAGCGCGGCACCGTGCAGGTCGACGACCTGCCCGACACCCTGCGCACCCGCCGCACCTGGACGCTGATGGAGCGCACCGAGATCGAGGCGATCCGCCGGGCCCTGCACGAGGCCGGCGGCAACCGGTCCAAAGCCGCCGAGCTGCTCGGCGTCTCGCGGGCGACCATTCACCGCAAGATGAAGACGTACCACCTTTCGGGCTGA
- a CDS encoding NAD-dependent succinate-semialdehyde dehydrogenase, with protein sequence MTTTLAGPHTAASVHGHPVPTGLFIDGDWRTTDSRFAVLDPATAQRIAEVADGGVTDALAALDAAHAAREEWRRVTPRARADLFAQAHRLLLSRAEAFAAVMTAESGKPLAESRAEFTLSAEFFLWYTEQIAHLHGTYAPASHGGYRVVTTHQPVGPALLITPWNFPMLMIARKAGAALAAGCPVIVKSAKETPLTCALFVETLREAGFPAGVVNLVHTTSSAAVSAALMADPRLRKVSFTGSTGVGSTLLAQAAPGIVNASMELGGDGPFIVLEDADVELAAQQAVVCKFRNAGQACVAANRIIVHRAVAEQFTERFVELTERLRVGSGFDDGVDVGPIISAQQLDGVSALVDTLRGLDTELLTGGSPLPGAGFFFAPTVFRVNGRPAELCSRELFAPVATIYEVESTSEAIDFANDTRYGLAAYVFTRDLSRAVAVGERLDFGMVGINRGIMADPAAAFGGVKASGLGREGGHDAIYDYLEPKYLALTVDEEAGLA encoded by the coding sequence ATGACGACCACGTTGGCCGGCCCCCATACCGCGGCATCAGTGCACGGCCACCCCGTGCCCACCGGACTGTTCATCGACGGCGACTGGCGCACAACGGATTCCCGTTTCGCAGTGCTCGATCCGGCGACCGCGCAGCGCATCGCCGAGGTCGCCGACGGCGGTGTCACCGACGCCCTCGCGGCGCTCGACGCGGCCCATGCGGCGCGTGAAGAGTGGCGTCGGGTCACCCCGCGCGCCCGCGCGGACCTGTTCGCCCAGGCGCACCGGCTGCTGCTGTCGCGCGCCGAGGCCTTCGCTGCGGTGATGACCGCCGAAAGCGGGAAACCCCTTGCGGAATCGCGGGCCGAGTTCACCCTCAGTGCCGAGTTCTTCCTCTGGTACACCGAGCAGATCGCGCACCTGCACGGCACCTACGCGCCCGCGTCGCACGGCGGCTACCGCGTCGTCACCACGCACCAACCGGTCGGCCCCGCCCTCCTGATCACGCCGTGGAACTTCCCGATGCTGATGATCGCGCGCAAGGCCGGTGCGGCCCTGGCCGCCGGATGCCCGGTGATCGTGAAATCCGCCAAGGAAACACCACTGACCTGTGCATTGTTCGTCGAGACCCTGCGCGAGGCCGGTTTCCCGGCGGGTGTGGTGAACCTTGTGCACACCACGTCGTCGGCCGCGGTGTCCGCCGCGCTGATGGCCGATCCGAGGCTGCGCAAGGTCAGTTTCACCGGCTCGACCGGGGTCGGGTCGACCCTGCTGGCGCAGGCCGCGCCGGGAATCGTCAACGCGTCGATGGAGCTGGGCGGTGACGGGCCGTTCATCGTTCTCGAGGACGCCGACGTCGAACTGGCCGCGCAACAGGCCGTGGTGTGCAAGTTCCGCAACGCCGGCCAGGCGTGCGTGGCCGCCAACCGGATCATCGTGCACCGAGCGGTAGCCGAGCAGTTCACCGAACGCTTCGTCGAACTCACCGAGCGCCTGCGCGTGGGTAGCGGCTTCGACGACGGTGTCGACGTGGGGCCGATCATCTCGGCCCAGCAGCTCGACGGGGTCTCGGCGCTGGTCGACACCTTGCGCGGGCTCGACACCGAGTTGCTCACCGGCGGCAGTCCACTGCCCGGCGCCGGTTTCTTCTTCGCACCGACGGTGTTCCGCGTCAACGGACGACCCGCCGAGTTGTGCAGCCGCGAACTGTTCGCACCGGTTGCGACTATCTACGAGGTCGAGTCGACTTCGGAGGCCATCGACTTCGCCAACGACACCCGCTACGGCCTCGCGGCCTACGTGTTCACCCGTGACTTGTCGCGCGCCGTGGCGGTCGGTGAGCGGCTCGATTTCGGCATGGTCGGCATCAACCGTGGAATCATGGCCGATCCGGCTGCGGCATTCGGTGGTGTGAAGGCTTCAGGCCTGGGCCGCGAGGGCGGTCACGACGCGATCTACGACTACCTTGAGCCGAAATACCTGGCGCTCACCGTCGATGAGGAAGCAGGTCTGGCATGA
- a CDS encoding iron-containing alcohol dehydrogenase, with translation MNTPAATAFATATHRTENTTGIGLLRQPTTVLFGPGQRRQLPQLVASIGERVLMVTDARMAESPEFTVIARDLTARGVIVEVYAGTEPDLPRRNVTDITERFGRDDRDGLDVIVGIGGGSCMDLAKVASVVLAHGGDVRDYYGEFLVPGPGCPVITVPTTGGTGAEVTCISVIYDEDRGMKVGVASPHLEAYAAVIDPELTLTCPAGLTAAAGADALSHLIESFTGRAKNPSTDDIATKLYAGKNLLADTYARTGLALLNTSLPAVAARPDDLQARSDTLFGAYCAGMAINTAGTAGAHAIQSPIGNLTHTPHGFGISALLPYVMRYNLPTRVREFAEIGRILGVTDGMDPEQIQAQRAIERIETILLTLGAPLDLRTLGLQPRHFGFVAEQSMLATRLTANNPRELTVDAVHGILERGYDGDRSWWR, from the coding sequence ATGAACACCCCCGCAGCCACCGCGTTCGCTACCGCCACACACCGCACCGAGAACACCACGGGAATCGGACTGTTGCGCCAGCCCACCACGGTGCTGTTCGGGCCGGGTCAGCGCCGACAACTGCCGCAACTCGTGGCGTCGATCGGTGAGCGCGTTCTCATGGTGACCGACGCGCGCATGGCCGAAAGCCCAGAATTCACCGTCATCGCCCGGGATCTGACCGCACGCGGGGTCATCGTCGAGGTGTACGCCGGCACCGAACCGGATCTGCCGCGGCGCAACGTCACCGACATCACCGAGCGGTTCGGGCGCGACGACCGCGACGGCCTCGACGTGATCGTCGGGATCGGCGGCGGGTCGTGCATGGATCTGGCGAAAGTGGCGTCCGTCGTACTCGCCCACGGCGGCGACGTCCGTGACTATTACGGCGAATTCCTGGTTCCCGGGCCCGGGTGCCCGGTGATCACGGTCCCCACCACGGGCGGCACCGGCGCGGAGGTCACCTGCATCTCGGTGATCTATGACGAGGACAGGGGCATGAAGGTGGGCGTCGCGAGCCCGCACCTGGAGGCATATGCGGCCGTCATCGATCCCGAACTGACGCTCACCTGCCCTGCGGGGCTGACCGCGGCGGCAGGTGCCGACGCGCTGTCACACCTGATCGAGTCGTTCACCGGGCGTGCGAAGAACCCCAGTACCGACGACATCGCCACGAAGCTCTACGCGGGCAAGAACCTGCTCGCGGACACGTATGCCCGGACCGGGCTCGCGCTGCTCAACACGTCGCTGCCCGCGGTGGCCGCGCGGCCCGACGATCTGCAGGCACGGTCGGACACGTTGTTCGGCGCCTATTGTGCCGGCATGGCGATCAACACCGCGGGAACCGCTGGTGCGCATGCCATCCAGTCCCCGATCGGCAACCTCACCCATACGCCACACGGCTTCGGGATCAGCGCGCTGCTGCCGTACGTGATGCGCTACAACCTGCCCACCCGAGTCCGCGAATTCGCCGAGATCGGGCGGATTCTCGGGGTCACGGACGGTATGGATCCCGAACAGATCCAGGCGCAGCGGGCCATCGAGCGGATCGAGACCATTCTGCTCACGCTCGGCGCACCGCTCGACCTGCGGACGCTGGGTCTGCAGCCACGACACTTCGGTTTTGTCGCCGAGCAGTCCATGCTCGCCACGCGGCTCACCGCCAACAATCCGCGGGAACTCACCGTGGATGCGGTGCACGGCATTCTCGAACGCGGCTACGACGGTGACCGGTCCTGGTGGCGGTGA
- a CDS encoding flavin-containing monooxygenase → MTNTHEPDTFDAIVIGAGFSGLAILHHLREIGLRTVVLDAQDGIGGTWWTNRYPGVRTDSEYSYYSFSFSKEVREEWNWTQRYPAGAEVLEYLNFVADRLDLRRDIRLGVRVESARYDEPTNRWVVTTTGGAQLTTKYLISGMGVLSQAIYPDIPGIETFAGMRYHTAHWPRDGVDLSGRRVGLVGLGASGIQVVPAIAPEVAELVVFQRTPNFVVETTNDPVTPEQMQWLRENYDAVFEKAANHPFGVAMEPAQFSALEVDDDERRRIFEAKWNEGGFHFANECFNDLATDHRASELASEFIRSKIREIVEDPATAELLCPKNYSFNGKRVPTGHGYYDAFNLDHVHLVDVASEPITEITPRGVKVGEREYELDVLIFATGFDAMTGTLTFIDIVGRDGMTLRDRWSRDGLRSNLGIGVHGFPNFFMSLGPQTPYSNLVVPIQLGAQWLQRALRWAEENGVDRLEATQEAEEWWAEETERAGKATVMYTEGKKAKAWFLGENVPGKPEAFLVYMGGGQVYQRYCREVEESGYASFLAGALVGDVVG, encoded by the coding sequence ATGACCAACACCCACGAACCCGACACCTTCGACGCGATCGTGATCGGCGCCGGATTCTCCGGCCTGGCGATCCTGCACCACCTGCGCGAGATCGGCCTGCGCACCGTGGTGCTCGACGCCCAGGACGGTATCGGCGGAACCTGGTGGACCAACCGCTATCCCGGCGTGCGCACCGACAGCGAATACAGCTATTACTCGTTTTCATTCTCGAAAGAAGTTCGCGAGGAATGGAACTGGACACAGCGCTACCCCGCGGGCGCGGAGGTGCTGGAGTACCTCAACTTCGTGGCCGACCGTCTGGATCTGCGTCGCGACATCCGGCTCGGTGTCCGTGTCGAATCGGCGCGCTACGACGAGCCCACCAACCGTTGGGTTGTCACCACTACCGGCGGTGCGCAGTTGACCACGAAGTACCTCATCAGCGGTATGGGTGTGCTGTCGCAGGCGATCTATCCGGACATCCCGGGCATCGAGACGTTCGCCGGCATGCGGTACCACACCGCCCACTGGCCGCGCGACGGCGTCGACCTGTCCGGCAGGCGGGTAGGTCTTGTCGGACTCGGTGCGTCGGGCATCCAGGTGGTGCCGGCGATCGCGCCGGAGGTCGCCGAACTCGTGGTGTTCCAACGCACCCCGAACTTCGTCGTCGAGACCACGAACGATCCGGTGACCCCTGAGCAGATGCAGTGGCTGCGGGAGAACTACGACGCGGTGTTCGAGAAGGCGGCCAACCATCCGTTCGGGGTCGCGATGGAACCCGCACAGTTCAGCGCGCTGGAGGTCGACGACGACGAGCGGCGCCGCATCTTCGAAGCCAAGTGGAATGAGGGCGGATTCCATTTCGCCAACGAGTGTTTCAACGATCTGGCCACCGATCACCGGGCCAGCGAGCTCGCGTCGGAGTTCATCCGGTCCAAGATCCGCGAGATCGTCGAGGATCCTGCCACCGCCGAGCTGCTGTGCCCGAAGAACTACTCCTTCAACGGCAAGCGTGTGCCCACCGGCCACGGTTACTACGACGCGTTCAACCTGGATCACGTCCACCTCGTCGACGTGGCGTCGGAGCCTATAACGGAGATCACACCGCGCGGTGTCAAGGTGGGGGAGCGTGAGTACGAACTCGATGTGCTGATCTTCGCGACCGGATTCGACGCCATGACCGGCACGCTGACCTTCATCGACATCGTCGGCCGGGACGGGATGACGTTGCGCGACAGGTGGTCCCGCGACGGGCTGCGGTCGAACCTGGGCATCGGGGTGCACGGTTTCCCGAACTTCTTCATGTCCCTCGGACCGCAGACGCCGTACTCGAACCTGGTGGTCCCGATCCAGCTGGGTGCGCAGTGGTTGCAGCGCGCGCTGCGCTGGGCCGAGGAGAACGGGGTGGACCGCTTGGAGGCTACGCAGGAAGCCGAGGAATGGTGGGCCGAGGAGACCGAGCGGGCGGGCAAGGCCACCGTGATGTACACCGAGGGCAAGAAGGCCAAGGCGTGGTTCCTCGGCGAGAACGTGCCAGGCAAGCCCGAGGCGTTCCTGGTGTACATGGGCGGCGGGCAGGTGTATCAGCGGTACTGCCGCGAGGTCGAGGAGAGCGGCTATGCGTCGTTCCTGGCGGGTGCTCTCGTCGGCGACGTCGTCGGGTAA
- a CDS encoding nitroreductase family deazaflavin-dependent oxidoreductase, producing the protein MTDNNPQIDTQNDAIDKEKLYSDAAALEDFNNKIVAEFRANGGKVGGPFENGTLLLLHTTGAKSGQPRVSPLAYLPIDGKILIVGSYAGGPKNPAWVHNLRANPNAHIEIGTDAYDVVARELPPEERDAAYPKIVEIAPVFAEYQANTTRTIPLFELIRA; encoded by the coding sequence ATGACTGACAACAACCCCCAGATCGACACCCAGAACGACGCCATCGACAAAGAGAAGCTGTATTCCGACGCGGCCGCGTTGGAGGACTTCAACAACAAGATCGTCGCGGAGTTCCGGGCCAACGGCGGCAAGGTCGGCGGGCCGTTCGAGAACGGCACGCTGTTGCTGCTGCACACCACCGGGGCCAAGTCCGGACAGCCGCGGGTGTCGCCGCTGGCCTACCTGCCCATCGACGGCAAGATCCTCATCGTCGGGTCGTACGCGGGAGGGCCCAAGAACCCGGCGTGGGTGCACAACCTGCGGGCGAACCCCAACGCGCACATCGAAATCGGCACCGACGCCTACGACGTCGTCGCGCGGGAACTTCCGCCCGAGGAACGCGACGCGGCGTATCCCAAGATCGTCGAGATCGCGCCGGTGTTCGCCGAGTACCAGGCCAACACCACACGCACCATCCCGCTGTTCGAGTTGATCCGGGCCTAG